The window GATATGGTTACACTTATTTAGGAATGCTGTTATATCGTTCAATGAAATATGAAGAAGGATTGAGATATTTATTTAAAGCAGAACCTTATTTCGAAAAAATCAAGAATTGGCATGGTTTAGCGGTTTTAAACGGAGATTTTGCTGTTATCTATTTAAAAATGGGAAAATTTGAAGAAGCTATGGCTTATTTTGATAAACAATTAAAAATATGCAAAAAACATAATTTGAAAAATGATAGAATAACAGCAAATGTTAATTTGGGTGTACTTTATATTCAAAAAAAACAGCATGAAAAAGCATTAAAGCATTTGTATATAGTAGTAAAAGAAGCTAAAACTCTGAAGAAATTCAAATTTAGATTTTTGGAAGCAGCATACATTAATATTGGTTCAGTTTTTCATTATAAGGGAAACTATAAAAAAGCTATTGAATACTTCAAAGAAGGGTTAAAATTATGTAAAATTACCCAAAATTTATTTCTTAAATCTTTACTTTTAGAAAAATGTGGCAGAGTTTATTTTAACAAAAGAAATTATAATGTTTCCCAGGAATATTTTAACCAGAAGCTGATTGTGGCGAACAAGGGAAATTATAAACATCATCAGAGTGTTTGTTACGAATTTTTGGGAAAAATTTCTTTTCAAAGAAAAAAGTATCAGAATGCATTGAAATTCTATAAAAAAGAATTACAACTTCTAAAAGAAATGAAAAATCAAAATCTATCCAGAGTGTATTTTCGTATGGCGCTTACTTTTTCCAAACTGAAGAAATATGAAGAAGCTTTAGAATACTTGGCTAAAAGCAGCCAGGAAAACTCCCAGAAAGATTTAAAAGAAAGTTGTGAAATAATTTACCAAAAAGCTTTGATCTATAGAAAAATGCGTAGAAAAAGCTTGGAAAAAACGACAATAGATGAACTTCTAAAATTTGCGGAAAGTAATTCCATTTTAGACTTTGTAAATTTAGCAATAGCGGAACAAAATTATTTTAAGTTTAGAACAATGAAGAATTTCACCCAAAGAAGATCCTACTTTAAGATCACAAAAAAAATACCTCTGGATTTTGAAAATAAAGATATTGAGAAAAAAGTTGTTACCATTGTTAAACGAATGGAAAATGTACTACAAAGGATGCAAAATAATGGAAATTGATATTTTTGAATTATCGCCCGAAAATTATCAGATAATTTTTGATACTCTGCAAACCGGAATTAATATTGTTCATCCTTCCGGCACCATCATTTATGTGAATAATGCTTATTGCAGAATGCATGGTTACCAAAAAGAAGAAATGATCGGGGAATCGCTGGAAATGATTTTACCCGATGAAGATGTAAAAAAAGGATTGGAGAATTTTCGGAAGATAGTGAAAGGGCAGAGAAAAACTTCTCATGTCATCAGAAGTTTCAATCGCCGCAAAGATGGAAGCTTGTTTCCGGTTGTGATCGCCTGGAATTTTCTTTTGAAAAGAAACAAACTGGTGGGAATGGTGTCGGCAGTTCAGGATATTACTGAAATGGCAGAAACAAAAGCCGAACTGAAAAAAACTCAGCATGAGATGCAGGAGTTACAGAACCAATTAGAGCAAAGAAAATATCTTGAGTTCATGATGGGAGACAGTTTGCCGATTAAACAGATTCAGCGTGCAGTGGAAAATGTTGCCGCAACAGATTTTTCCGTGCTTATAACTGGTGAAACTGGCTCCGGAAAAGAATTAGTTGCGGAATCAATTCATAATTTTAGTTCTCGAAATAAGTTTCCTCTCATCAGTGTAGATTGCGGCGCAATTCCCAATACACTGATCGAAAGTGAACTGTTTGGACATCAAAAAGGTGCTTTTACAGGAGCTGATCGCTTGAAAGAAGGTGCTTTCCAGAAAGCGCATCATGGCACAATTTTTCTGGATGAGATTACCAATCTTTCTGTTAATATGCAGAAAAAACTTCTGCGCGTGCTGGAAAAAAAAGAAGTTCAGAAAATCGGTTCTACCCGCAAAGAAAAACTTGATATCAGAATTTTAGCTGCTACCAATGAACATATTGAAAAATTAGTGGAAAGAAGTGAATTCAGGAAAGACCTGTTTTTCCGTTTGAACGAATTCATGATTCGCGTTCCAGCGCTGCGAAATCGTCGAGATGATATTCCACTTTTAGTACAAAGGTTCATCAAAGAGATTTGTCATAAACTCAAAATTAAAAGAAAATCAATTTCCAAAGAAACTTTAACTTTTTTAAATTCCTACAATTGGCCGGGAAATGTTCGTCAATTGCGCAATGCCCTGAAAAGAGCGATCGTTGTTTCCGATAAAGAAATTCGACCCGAACATTTTGAATTGCTGGGAAGTGATTCCCGGCATATTACTGAACCTGATATTGACTTTGATCTTGAACAATCTGTTGATCTGAAAAATCTTTCCAGGCAAGTAGCAGATAATTTTGAATCTCAAATTATTCGAAAAACACTGGAAAAATTTGATGGCAACAAAAGTAAAACCGCTCGTTTTTTGAATATCGACTATAAAACTTTGCTAACAAAAATTAAAAACTATGGAATAAACTCCATAGAATAAATTCCATTTTGTGGAATAATCTCCATAAAAAATATATTAACTTAATAATTGTAAACCACAGTAAAATAATAAATTAAACACTCTTCCCATTAGCTTTTGAATCTGGCATGCAAACTGCAACTATATCTTGAAAAGAGATTGGAGGTAGTTATGAAAATTAGATTGATGATAATTTTATTGTTTATTTTTACTACAAACATTGTATGCGGATTGTCGAGACACAAAATTGAGAATGATCATCCCGGCGGAACTCTGGGCTATCGTGTGAAATTGGATGGCGATATTTTAGCATCATCCAAATATGTTACCGATGACACATCCGGCGGTGTGATGATTTACAACCGCAATCTGGGCGGAGAAAACAATTGGGGAGAAGAGGATTATTTATATTCTCCTGTGGCAGCAGGAACCGGTGATTATTTCGGTTATGCCACTGATCTTTATGATGATATTCTCATCGTGGGAAGACCTGGTGGCAGCAATGATGAAAAGGCG is drawn from Candidatus Cloacimonadota bacterium and contains these coding sequences:
- a CDS encoding sigma 54-interacting transcriptional regulator, with protein sequence MYYKGCKIMEIDIFELSPENYQIIFDTLQTGINIVHPSGTIIYVNNAYCRMHGYQKEEMIGESLEMILPDEDVKKGLENFRKIVKGQRKTSHVIRSFNRRKDGSLFPVVIAWNFLLKRNKLVGMVSAVQDITEMAETKAELKKTQHEMQELQNQLEQRKYLEFMMGDSLPIKQIQRAVENVAATDFSVLITGETGSGKELVAESIHNFSSRNKFPLISVDCGAIPNTLIESELFGHQKGAFTGADRLKEGAFQKAHHGTIFLDEITNLSVNMQKKLLRVLEKKEVQKIGSTRKEKLDIRILAATNEHIEKLVERSEFRKDLFFRLNEFMIRVPALRNRRDDIPLLVQRFIKEICHKLKIKRKSISKETLTFLNSYNWPGNVRQLRNALKRAIVVSDKEIRPEHFELLGSDSRHITEPDIDFDLEQSVDLKNLSRQVADNFESQIIRKTLEKFDGNKSKTARFLNIDYKTLLTKIKNYGINSIE